One genomic window of Bradyrhizobium sp. CCGE-LA001 includes the following:
- the oxc gene encoding oxalyl-CoA decarboxylase: MLNTATKSEAPGTEQELTDGFHLVIDALKLNGINTIYNVPGIPITDLGRMAQAAGIRVISFRHEQNAGYAAGIAGYLTKKPGVCLTVSAPGFLNGLTALAHATTNCYPMILVSGSSEREIVDLQQGDYEEMDQLAIAKPLCKAAYRVLHAQDIGIGFARAIRAAVSGRPGGVYLDLPAKLFGQVMNAEAGQKSLVKVIDAAPAQIPSPASIKRALDVLKSAKRPLIILGKGAAYAQADEEIKSFVEKSGVPFLPMSMAKGLLPDTHPQCAGAARSTVLKDSDVVMLIGARLNWLLSHGKGKSWGEAPKKFIQVDIEPKEMDSNVEIVAPVVGDIGSVVSAFNQAMATGWTAPPAEWTKAISSKREENVAKMAPKLMNNKSPMDYHGALGVLKNVIKEYPEAILVNEGANTLDLARGVIDMYKPRKRLDVGTWGVMGIGMGQAIAAALETGHPVLAVEGDSAFGFSGMEVETICRYNLPICVVIFNNDGIYRGTDVNGANADPATTVFVKGARYDKMMEAFGGVGVNATSPDELKRAVNEAMKSGKPTLINAVIDPAAGSESGRIGNLNPQSVLQKKK; encoded by the coding sequence ATGCTGAATACCGCGACCAAGTCCGAAGCACCGGGCACCGAGCAGGAGCTGACGGATGGCTTCCATCTCGTCATCGACGCGCTCAAGCTGAACGGCATCAACACCATCTATAATGTGCCGGGCATCCCGATCACGGATTTGGGCCGCATGGCGCAGGCCGCGGGTATTCGCGTGATCTCCTTCCGTCACGAGCAGAACGCCGGTTACGCCGCGGGCATCGCCGGCTATCTCACCAAGAAGCCCGGCGTCTGCCTCACCGTCTCGGCGCCCGGCTTCCTCAACGGTCTCACCGCCCTCGCCCACGCCACCACCAATTGCTATCCGATGATCCTGGTCTCGGGCTCCTCCGAGCGCGAGATCGTCGACCTCCAGCAGGGCGACTATGAAGAGATGGACCAGCTCGCGATTGCCAAGCCGCTGTGCAAGGCGGCCTATCGCGTACTGCACGCCCAGGACATCGGCATCGGTTTCGCCCGCGCCATCCGCGCCGCGGTGTCGGGTCGTCCCGGCGGCGTCTATCTCGACCTGCCGGCCAAGCTGTTCGGCCAGGTGATGAACGCCGAGGCCGGCCAGAAGTCGCTGGTCAAGGTGATCGACGCCGCGCCCGCCCAGATCCCCTCGCCCGCTTCGATCAAGCGCGCGCTCGACGTGCTCAAGAGCGCCAAGCGTCCGCTCATCATCCTCGGCAAAGGCGCGGCCTACGCGCAGGCCGACGAGGAGATCAAGAGCTTCGTCGAGAAGAGCGGCGTGCCGTTCCTCCCGATGAGCATGGCCAAGGGCCTGCTGCCCGACACCCATCCGCAATGCGCCGGCGCGGCCCGCTCGACCGTACTGAAGGACTCCGACGTCGTCATGCTGATCGGCGCGCGGCTGAACTGGCTGCTTTCGCACGGCAAGGGCAAGAGCTGGGGCGAAGCGCCCAAAAAATTCATCCAGGTCGACATCGAGCCGAAGGAGATGGACTCCAACGTCGAGATCGTCGCGCCCGTGGTCGGCGACATCGGCTCGGTCGTCTCCGCCTTCAACCAGGCGATGGCAACGGGCTGGACCGCCCCGCCCGCCGAATGGACCAAGGCGATCTCGTCCAAGCGCGAAGAGAACGTCGCCAAGATGGCGCCGAAGCTGATGAACAACAAGTCGCCGATGGACTATCACGGCGCGCTCGGCGTGCTGAAGAACGTCATCAAGGAGTATCCCGAGGCGATCCTCGTCAACGAAGGCGCCAACACGCTCGACCTCGCCCGCGGCGTCATCGACATGTACAAGCCGCGCAAGCGTCTCGACGTCGGCACCTGGGGCGTGATGGGCATCGGCATGGGCCAGGCGATCGCCGCCGCGCTCGAGACCGGTCATCCCGTGCTCGCCGTGGAAGGCGACTCGGCCTTCGGCTTCTCCGGCATGGAGGTCGAGACCATCTGCCGCTACAATTTGCCGATCTGCGTGGTCATCTTCAACAATGACGGCATCTATCGCGGCACCGACGTCAACGGCGCCAACGCCGATCCGGCGACGACCGTGTTCGTCAAGGGCGCACGCTACGACAAGATGATGGAGGCCTTCGGCGGAGTCGGCGTGAATGCCACCTCGCCGGACGAGCTGAAGCGCGCCGTCAACGAAGCCATGAAGTCGGGCAAGCCGACGCTGATCAACGCGGTGATCGATCCGGCCGCGGGCTCGGAGAGCGGCCGCATCGGCAACCTCAATCCGCAGAGCGTTCTGCAGAAGAAGAAGTAA
- a CDS encoding GntR family transcriptional regulator, translating to MAEADIAIVRIAPESSFKNKAYDALKEAILRMDIYSTPEPVMLDERALSERLGVSRTPIREAIAMLEQDGFVKTVPRRGIMVVRRTKSEIVDMIRAWAALESMAARLITTTARKKDITALRDYFKDFGKDRLPEDHVEEYSRANIAFHQALISLSESPVLVDLTNDLLLHVRGYRQLTIGRKDRTATSLPEHLAMIEALEARDTELAEKRARDHTLGLAAYVEAHGQELFT from the coding sequence ATGGCCGAGGCAGACATCGCAATCGTTCGTATTGCCCCGGAGAGCAGCTTCAAGAACAAGGCGTATGATGCCTTGAAGGAAGCCATCCTCAGGATGGACATCTATTCGACGCCCGAGCCGGTGATGCTCGACGAGCGCGCGCTGTCCGAACGTCTCGGCGTCAGCCGCACGCCGATCCGCGAAGCGATCGCGATGCTCGAGCAGGACGGTTTCGTGAAGACCGTCCCCCGCCGCGGCATCATGGTCGTGCGCAGGACCAAGAGCGAGATCGTCGACATGATCCGCGCCTGGGCGGCGCTGGAGAGCATGGCTGCGCGCCTCATCACCACCACCGCACGCAAGAAGGACATCACCGCGCTGCGCGACTACTTCAAGGATTTCGGCAAGGATCGCCTCCCCGAGGATCACGTTGAGGAATATTCGCGCGCCAACATCGCTTTCCACCAGGCGCTGATCTCGCTGTCGGAATCCCCCGTGCTGGTCGATCTCACCAACGACCTCCTCTTGCACGTGCGCGGCTATCGCCAGCTGACCATCGGACGCAAGGACCGCACCGCCACCTCGCTGCCCGAGCATCTCGCCATGATCGAAGCACTGGAAGCGCGCGACACCGAACTGGCCGAGAAGCGTGCCCGCGACCACACGCTCGGCCTTGCCGCTTACGTCGAAGCGCATGGCCAAGAACTATTCACGTAA
- a CDS encoding acetate--CoA ligase family protein gives MSNSKDAVRKVLDQVKADNRTSLTAPEGKLVCDAYGIPVPKEGVAKSAGEAGKMASSMGFPVVMKIVSPDILHKTEAGGVIVGLKTAEEAEKAYETILGNAKKYKSDAKIEGVQVQQMLAGGTEVIVGSITDGSFGKLVAFGLGGVLVEVLKDITFRLAPATKVDALSMLDGIQAHEILKGVRGGEPVNRNALADVIVKVSQLVTDFPEIVELDLNPVFATPKDATAADVRIVVDFAYVPKPKPRPTEEIVAAMNRIMQPKAVAVVGASAEDGKIGNSVMKNLINGGYKGEIYPIHPKAAEILGYKAYKSVKDVPGVIDVAVFAIPAKFVAAALTECGEKKIPGAVLIPSGFAEAGAPELQAEIVEVGKKYDIRLMGPNIYGFYYTPANLCATFCTAYDVKGHAALSSQSGGIGMAIIGFSRSAKMGVSAIVGLGNKSDIDEDDLLAFFEQDPNTNLIAQHCEDLKDGRAFAEAAKRVSKKKPVVVLKAGRTSAGAKAASSHTGALAGNDRIYEDVFKQSGVIRARSLRQLLEFARGVPVLPTPKGENVLIITGAGGSGVLLSDSCVDNGLSLMSMPPDLDAAFRKFIPPFGAAGNPVDITGGEPPITYVNTVKLGLSDERIHSLILGYWHTIVTPPMVFARNMVEVKKEMEAKGFVKPMVASLAGDVEVEEAAEYLYQNGIPAYAYSTELPVEVLGAKYKWARGAGLL, from the coding sequence ATGTCCAATTCCAAAGATGCCGTCCGCAAGGTGCTTGACCAGGTCAAGGCGGACAACCGCACCAGCCTGACGGCCCCGGAAGGCAAGCTGGTCTGCGACGCCTACGGCATTCCGGTGCCGAAGGAAGGCGTGGCGAAGTCGGCCGGCGAGGCCGGCAAGATGGCCTCGTCGATGGGCTTCCCGGTCGTGATGAAGATCGTCTCGCCGGACATTCTCCACAAGACCGAAGCAGGCGGCGTCATCGTCGGCCTCAAGACGGCGGAGGAGGCCGAGAAGGCCTACGAGACCATTCTCGGCAACGCCAAGAAATACAAGTCCGATGCCAAGATCGAGGGTGTCCAGGTTCAGCAGATGCTGGCCGGCGGTACCGAAGTCATCGTCGGCTCGATCACCGACGGCTCGTTTGGCAAGCTGGTCGCCTTCGGCCTCGGCGGCGTGCTGGTCGAGGTGCTCAAGGACATCACCTTCCGCCTCGCGCCCGCGACCAAGGTAGACGCGCTCTCGATGCTCGACGGCATCCAGGCCCATGAGATCCTGAAGGGCGTGCGCGGCGGCGAACCGGTGAACCGCAACGCCCTCGCCGACGTCATCGTCAAGGTCTCGCAGCTCGTCACCGATTTCCCTGAGATCGTTGAGCTCGACCTCAACCCTGTATTCGCGACGCCGAAGGATGCGACCGCCGCCGACGTCCGCATCGTCGTCGACTTCGCCTATGTGCCGAAGCCCAAGCCGCGGCCGACTGAAGAGATCGTCGCGGCGATGAACCGCATCATGCAGCCGAAGGCCGTTGCGGTGGTCGGCGCCTCGGCCGAGGACGGCAAGATCGGCAACTCCGTGATGAAGAACCTCATCAACGGCGGCTACAAGGGCGAGATCTATCCGATCCATCCGAAGGCCGCCGAGATCCTCGGCTACAAGGCCTACAAGAGCGTCAAGGACGTGCCGGGCGTGATCGACGTCGCGGTGTTCGCGATCCCCGCGAAATTCGTGGCCGCAGCGCTCACCGAATGCGGCGAGAAGAAGATCCCCGGCGCGGTGCTGATCCCGTCGGGCTTCGCGGAAGCCGGCGCGCCGGAGCTTCAGGCCGAGATCGTCGAGGTCGGCAAGAAGTACGACATCCGCCTGATGGGGCCGAACATCTACGGCTTCTATTATACGCCCGCCAATCTCTGCGCGACCTTCTGCACCGCCTACGACGTCAAGGGCCACGCGGCGCTGTCGTCGCAGTCGGGCGGCATCGGCATGGCCATCATCGGCTTCTCGCGCTCCGCCAAGATGGGCGTCTCCGCGATCGTGGGCCTCGGCAACAAGTCCGACATCGACGAGGACGATCTGCTCGCCTTCTTCGAGCAGGACCCGAACACCAACTTGATCGCGCAGCACTGCGAAGACCTCAAGGACGGCCGCGCCTTCGCGGAAGCCGCAAAGCGCGTCTCCAAGAAGAAGCCGGTCGTCGTGCTCAAGGCCGGCCGTACCTCGGCAGGCGCGAAGGCGGCGTCGTCGCACACCGGCGCGCTCGCCGGCAACGACCGCATCTATGAGGACGTGTTCAAGCAGTCCGGCGTGATCCGTGCCCGGTCCTTGCGTCAGCTGCTCGAATTCGCCCGCGGCGTGCCGGTGCTGCCGACGCCGAAGGGTGAGAACGTTCTGATCATCACCGGTGCCGGCGGCTCAGGCGTGCTGCTGTCGGATTCCTGCGTCGACAACGGCCTGTCGCTGATGTCGATGCCGCCGGATCTCGATGCGGCCTTCCGCAAGTTCATCCCGCCGTTCGGTGCTGCCGGAAATCCTGTGGATATCACCGGCGGCGAGCCGCCGATCACCTACGTCAACACGGTGAAGCTCGGCCTGTCGGATGAGCGTATCCATTCGCTGATCCTCGGTTACTGGCACACCATCGTCACTCCGCCGATGGTGTTCGCCCGCAACATGGTCGAGGTGAAGAAGGAGATGGAGGCCAAGGGTTTCGTGAAGCCCATGGTCGCCTCGCTCGCCGGCGACGTCGAGGTCGAGGAGGCCGCCGAATATCTCTACCAGAACGGCATCCCGGCCTACGCCTATTCGACCGAGCTTCCGGTCGAGGTGCTCGGCGCCAAGTACAAATGGGCGCGCGGGGCGGGACTGCTCTGA
- a CDS encoding IclR family transcriptional regulator, whose amino-acid sequence MSKNVIRRKSLEPRSPAEADHEGRDGGVQSVDRALSIIETLAEDDEGYRLSDLAVRTGLSASTVHRLLATLESRRFVQFDRAASKWHVGVRSFTVGASFARRRNFSTQAIPYLRKLRDLTRETANLAVVDDEFIIVLTRMESREIMRSLTQVGGRVPMVTSGVGKAVLATYSDEDVGAVIRHHGMPRLTEKSIVRPSDLFRELEKIRKQGYALDDEEACMGLRCVAAVVYNDCAEPLAAISVSGMTSRLTDQRLPEIGQIVRDVAVELTAALGGVISTPR is encoded by the coding sequence ATGAGCAAGAACGTGATCCGGCGCAAATCGCTCGAGCCCAGATCGCCCGCTGAGGCCGATCATGAAGGCCGCGACGGCGGCGTGCAGTCCGTCGACCGCGCGCTGTCGATCATCGAGACGCTGGCCGAGGACGACGAGGGTTATCGGCTCAGCGATCTCGCCGTCCGCACCGGCCTGTCCGCCTCGACCGTGCACCGCCTGCTGGCGACGCTGGAAAGCCGCCGTTTCGTGCAGTTCGACCGCGCCGCATCCAAATGGCATGTGGGCGTGCGCAGCTTCACGGTCGGCGCGAGCTTTGCGCGGCGGCGCAACTTCTCCACCCAGGCCATTCCTTACCTGCGCAAGCTGCGCGATCTCACCCGCGAGACCGCCAATCTCGCCGTGGTCGACGACGAGTTCATCATCGTGCTGACCCGCATGGAAAGCCGCGAGATCATGCGCTCGCTGACCCAGGTCGGTGGCCGAGTCCCCATGGTGACCTCGGGCGTCGGCAAGGCGGTGCTTGCAACCTATTCCGACGAGGACGTCGGCGCCGTCATCCGCCATCACGGCATGCCCCGCCTGACCGAGAAGTCGATCGTTCGGCCGAGCGACCTGTTCAGGGAGCTCGAAAAGATCCGCAAGCAGGGCTACGCCCTCGACGATGAAGAGGCCTGTATGGGCCTGCGCTGCGTTGCCGCGGTCGTCTACAACGACTGCGCGGAGCCGCTCGCGGCGATTTCGGTCTCCGGCATGACCAGCCGGCTGACCGACCAGAGGCTGCCGGAAATTGGGCAAATCGTGCGGGATGTCGCCGTCGAACTGACGGCGGCGCTCGGCGGGGTCATCTCGACGCCCCGCTGA
- a CDS encoding Bug family tripartite tricarboxylate transporter substrate binding protein: MFQFPARLVGAAVALTLAAANPVLGQQLELKLMAPAAPGGGWDQTARSMQQALVASGVARSVQVTNVPGAGGSVGIAQFVNGAKGDGNQMMVNGFVMVGALAMNKSPVTLEQVTPIARLTEEIQVIVVPANSPIKTAQDLAAAVKADIAKVTFAGGSAGGVDHVMAALFAGAVGADAKKINYIPFSGGGESLAAILGGKVTAGISGLSEYEGQIKSGKLRAIGVTSEKRIAGSDIPTFKEQGIDLVIANWRSVVAPPGITPEQKKTLSDAVEKMVKSDAWKEVLKQKGWEDAYLGGDAFADFLKKETTRVTDVLKSVGLIKS; the protein is encoded by the coding sequence ATGTTCCAATTTCCCGCGCGCCTTGTCGGCGCAGCCGTCGCGCTGACCCTGGCGGCAGCCAATCCGGTCCTCGGCCAGCAGCTCGAGCTCAAGCTGATGGCGCCGGCCGCGCCCGGCGGAGGCTGGGATCAGACCGCCCGCTCGATGCAGCAGGCGCTGGTGGCTTCGGGTGTCGCGCGCAGCGTGCAGGTCACCAACGTTCCCGGCGCCGGCGGCAGCGTCGGCATTGCCCAGTTCGTCAATGGCGCCAAGGGCGACGGCAACCAGATGATGGTCAACGGTTTCGTCATGGTGGGCGCGCTCGCCATGAACAAGTCGCCGGTGACGCTGGAGCAGGTGACGCCGATCGCGCGCCTCACCGAGGAAATTCAGGTGATCGTGGTGCCCGCGAACTCGCCAATCAAGACGGCCCAGGATCTCGCCGCCGCAGTGAAGGCTGACATCGCCAAAGTCACCTTCGCCGGCGGCTCGGCCGGCGGCGTCGACCATGTGATGGCGGCGCTGTTCGCCGGCGCCGTCGGCGCCGATGCAAAGAAGATCAACTACATCCCGTTCTCCGGCGGCGGCGAGTCGCTGGCGGCGATCCTCGGCGGCAAGGTCACCGCGGGCATTTCGGGGCTGAGCGAATATGAAGGGCAGATCAAGTCCGGCAAGCTCCGCGCGATCGGCGTGACCTCCGAGAAGCGCATCGCAGGCAGCGACATCCCGACCTTCAAGGAGCAGGGCATCGACCTCGTGATCGCCAACTGGCGCTCGGTGGTCGCGCCTCCCGGCATCACGCCCGAGCAGAAGAAGACGCTGAGCGATGCGGTCGAGAAGATGGTGAAGTCCGACGCCTGGAAGGAGGTTCTCAAGCAGAAGGGCTGGGAGGACGCCTATCTCGGCGGCGACGCCTTCGCCGACTTCCTGAAGAAGGAAACGACACGCGTCACCGACGTGCTGAAATCGGTTGGCCTGATCAAATCATGA
- a CDS encoding tripartite tricarboxylate transporter TctB family protein, translating into MTSGDPAQPPRRVDRAGLVIAALLAVLAAVLVWDARGLPSTAMYGMGPEAMPVVVASGLALLAIGNFIDALRGNLPARESSDPVPVVLILIGLALLIDIIGFGGGFILATAALFVTTSAAFGRRAVVVDSIIALVMSTLIYLAFDRLLTLSLPAGPLERLL; encoded by the coding sequence ATGACCTCAGGCGATCCCGCCCAGCCGCCGCGGCGCGTCGACCGCGCCGGCCTCGTCATCGCCGCATTGCTTGCGGTGCTCGCCGCTGTGCTGGTCTGGGATGCGCGCGGCCTGCCATCCACCGCGATGTACGGGATGGGGCCTGAGGCGATGCCGGTCGTCGTCGCCAGCGGCCTTGCGCTGCTCGCGATCGGCAATTTCATCGATGCGCTGCGCGGCAATCTGCCGGCGCGCGAGAGCTCCGATCCCGTGCCCGTGGTTCTGATCCTCATTGGCCTTGCGCTGCTGATCGACATCATCGGCTTCGGCGGCGGCTTCATCCTGGCGACGGCGGCGCTGTTCGTGACGACTTCGGCGGCGTTCGGGCGCCGTGCCGTCGTGGTCGACAGCATCATCGCTCTCGTGATGTCCACCCTGATCTATCTCGCATTCGATCGCCTGCTGACGCTGAGCCTTCCTGCCGGCCCCCTGGAGCGACTCTTGTGA
- a CDS encoding tripartite tricarboxylate transporter permease, giving the protein MDTFAALAHGMAVAVQPMNLLYALIGVFLGTAVGVLPGIGPALTVALLLPVTYKLDPGGSLIMFAGIYYGGMYGGSTTAILINTPGESASMATALEGNKMAKAGRGGPALATSAIGSFVAGTIATIGLAFLAPWLVDFAVRFGPEDYFALMCVAFVTVSATFGDSPVRGLTSLFIGLTLGLVGIDKLTGQARLAFGVPELLDGVEVTTLAVGLFAVGEALYVASRRHHTEEKLEPVRGSLWMTKEDWKRSWKPWLRGTMFGFPIGALPAGGAEIPTFLSYSTEKRLTKHPEEFGKGAIEGVAGPEAANNASAAGTLVPLLTLGLPTSATAAMMLAGFQQYGLNPGPLLFAERPDLVWGLIASLFIANMMLLVLNLPLVGLWVRLLAIPQPWLYAGILVFATMGTIAAKPSVVELSMLAGFGVLGFLMRRFDFPIAPVVVGLILGPIAESQLRRALAISLGDPMTLVQSPISATLLAIALIALLAPFVLKGLGRFKANED; this is encoded by the coding sequence ATGGACACTTTTGCCGCGCTGGCGCATGGCATGGCTGTGGCCGTCCAGCCCATGAACCTGCTCTATGCCTTGATCGGCGTGTTCCTCGGCACGGCCGTGGGCGTGCTGCCCGGCATCGGCCCGGCACTGACGGTCGCGCTGCTGCTGCCTGTCACCTACAAGCTCGATCCCGGCGGATCGCTGATCATGTTTGCGGGCATCTATTACGGCGGCATGTATGGCGGATCGACCACTGCGATCCTTATCAATACGCCCGGCGAGAGCGCCTCGATGGCGACCGCGCTCGAAGGCAACAAGATGGCCAAGGCCGGCCGCGGCGGGCCGGCGCTCGCGACCTCCGCGATCGGCTCTTTCGTTGCCGGCACCATCGCAACCATCGGGCTGGCGTTTCTGGCGCCATGGCTGGTCGATTTCGCCGTGCGCTTTGGCCCCGAGGATTATTTCGCGCTGATGTGCGTCGCCTTCGTCACGGTGTCGGCAACCTTCGGCGATTCACCGGTCCGCGGCCTGACCAGCCTGTTCATCGGCCTGACGCTCGGTCTCGTCGGCATCGACAAGCTGACCGGTCAGGCGCGGCTCGCGTTCGGCGTCCCTGAATTGCTCGACGGCGTCGAGGTGACGACGCTTGCGGTCGGCCTGTTCGCAGTTGGCGAGGCGCTCTACGTCGCCTCTCGCCGCCACCACACCGAGGAGAAGCTCGAGCCGGTGCGCGGCTCGCTGTGGATGACCAAGGAGGATTGGAAGCGCTCGTGGAAGCCGTGGCTGCGCGGCACCATGTTCGGCTTCCCCATCGGCGCGCTGCCGGCAGGCGGCGCGGAGATCCCGACCTTCCTGTCCTATTCCACCGAGAAGCGTCTCACGAAGCATCCCGAAGAATTCGGCAAGGGCGCGATCGAAGGCGTGGCCGGCCCTGAGGCCGCCAACAACGCCTCTGCCGCCGGCACGCTGGTGCCGCTGCTGACGCTGGGCTTGCCGACCTCGGCGACGGCCGCGATGATGCTGGCGGGCTTCCAGCAATATGGCCTCAACCCGGGGCCGCTGCTGTTCGCCGAGCGACCAGACCTGGTGTGGGGTCTGATCGCCAGCCTGTTCATTGCCAACATGATGCTGCTGGTGCTCAACCTGCCGCTGGTCGGCCTGTGGGTGCGGTTGCTCGCGATCCCGCAGCCCTGGCTCTATGCCGGCATCCTCGTGTTCGCGACCATGGGCACGATCGCAGCAAAGCCGTCAGTGGTGGAGTTGTCGATGCTGGCCGGCTTCGGCGTGCTCGGCTTCCTGATGCGCCGGTTCGACTTCCCGATCGCGCCGGTCGTGGTCGGCCTGATCCTCGGCCCGATCGCCGAAAGCCAGCTGCGACGCGCGCTCGCAATCAGCCTCGGCGATCCCATGACGTTGGTGCAGAGCCCGATCTCCGCGACGCTGCTTGCCATCGCGCTGATCGCGCTATTGGCCCCATTCGTGCTGAAGGGGCTCGGCCGATTCAAGGCGAACGAGGATTAG
- a CDS encoding adenine deaminase C-terminal domain-containing protein: MTKLTRFSVAPLHSMTRRLADVASARVAPDLVITGGRVLSTYSDRIHANREVWITGGRIAAVKPAGTAKKVWSGVPFYDAAGGIIAPGLVDPHIHIESSMVTACAYAEAALLNGTTTIFCDSHEIGNVMDVAGVEAMLEDARLAPLSIFLTVPSTVPATSAELETAGGDLTPDKIAGLFDRWPEAVALGEKMDFVPVTMGDERSHAILAAALKRGRPVSGHVYGREFVAAYAASGVTDTHEAIDRDIADDLLDAGVWVFLRGGPPTTPWHSLPQAIRTITELGASHKRTAVCTDDRDADDLLLFGLDWVVREAVKAGMSPEQAWSMGSLHGATRFGMEGDIGGLGGGRRADLVLMDDQLKPQCTWYGGELVVEHGKITPRLDQALSQRYQYPKAAYATVKLPGKLKLTPELPAKACTVNAIKTALPGITLIHEKVAIEPAKDWPSLFARYGLCFVTVVERHGKSAGNVAHGLLKDFGLKRGAVGSSVGHDSHNIIVAGTNEADMQVAIAAIREQQGGVCVVAEGQVRALVPLPIAGLLSDKRVTEVAEEVRALKKEWAEAGCTIPYMGFNLIPLSVIPEIRITDKGLVLVPQMELAPLFE, encoded by the coding sequence ATGACCAAACTCACCCGTTTCTCTGTCGCGCCGCTGCACAGCATGACGCGGCGTCTGGCTGACGTCGCCTCGGCCCGTGTTGCGCCGGATCTCGTGATAACAGGCGGACGGGTGCTCTCGACCTATTCGGACCGCATCCACGCCAACCGTGAGGTCTGGATCACCGGCGGCCGCATTGCCGCGGTGAAGCCTGCGGGCACGGCGAAGAAGGTCTGGAGCGGCGTGCCGTTCTATGACGCGGCAGGCGGCATCATCGCGCCCGGCTTGGTCGATCCGCACATTCACATCGAATCCTCGATGGTGACGGCCTGCGCCTATGCCGAGGCCGCGCTGCTCAACGGCACCACCACGATCTTTTGCGACAGCCACGAGATCGGCAACGTCATGGACGTCGCCGGTGTCGAGGCCATGCTGGAGGACGCGCGGCTGGCGCCACTGTCGATCTTCCTGACGGTACCGAGCACGGTGCCGGCGACGTCGGCGGAACTGGAAACAGCGGGCGGCGATCTCACGCCGGACAAGATAGCCGGCCTGTTCGACCGCTGGCCCGAAGCGGTGGCGCTCGGCGAGAAGATGGACTTTGTGCCTGTGACGATGGGCGACGAGCGCAGCCACGCCATCCTCGCCGCCGCCTTGAAGCGGGGGCGGCCGGTGTCCGGCCATGTCTACGGCCGTGAATTCGTCGCGGCTTACGCGGCCAGCGGCGTCACCGACACCCATGAGGCGATCGACCGTGACATTGCCGATGATCTGCTCGACGCCGGCGTTTGGGTGTTTTTGCGCGGCGGCCCGCCAACGACGCCCTGGCATTCGCTGCCGCAGGCGATCCGCACCATCACCGAGCTCGGCGCCTCGCACAAGCGCACGGCGGTGTGCACCGACGACCGCGACGCCGACGATCTCTTGCTGTTCGGTCTCGACTGGGTGGTGCGCGAAGCCGTGAAGGCGGGAATGTCGCCCGAGCAGGCCTGGTCGATGGGCTCACTGCACGGCGCGACGCGCTTCGGCATGGAAGGGGATATCGGCGGTCTCGGCGGTGGCCGGCGCGCCGATCTCGTGCTGATGGACGATCAGCTCAAGCCGCAATGCACCTGGTATGGCGGGGAGCTCGTGGTCGAGCACGGCAAGATCACGCCGCGCCTCGATCAGGCGCTGTCGCAGCGCTATCAATATCCGAAGGCGGCCTACGCCACGGTCAAGCTGCCGGGGAAGCTGAAGCTCACGCCGGAGCTGCCTGCGAAAGCCTGCACCGTCAACGCGATCAAGACCGCGCTGCCTGGCATCACGCTGATCCATGAAAAAGTCGCGATCGAACCGGCCAAGGACTGGCCGTCGCTGTTTGCGCGCTACGGCCTCTGCTTCGTTACGGTGGTCGAGCGCCACGGCAAGTCGGCCGGCAATGTTGCCCACGGCCTGCTGAAGGATTTCGGCCTGAAGCGCGGCGCGGTTGGCTCCAGCGTCGGGCATGACAGCCACAACATCATCGTCGCCGGCACCAACGAAGCTGACATGCAGGTCGCGATCGCAGCGATCAGGGAGCAGCAGGGCGGCGTCTGCGTTGTCGCCGAGGGCCAGGTGAGGGCGCTGGTTCCCTTGCCGATCGCAGGGCTGCTCTCCGACAAGCGCGTGACCGAGGTGGCCGAAGAGGTTAGGGCGCTCAAGAAGGAATGGGCCGAGGCCGGCTGCACCATCCCCTATATGGGCTTCAATTTGATTCCCCTATCGGTCATTCCGGAAATTCGCATCACCGACAAGGGCCTCGTGCTGGTGCCGCAGATGGAGCTGGCGCCGCTGTTCGAGTGA